One segment of Solanum stenotomum isolate F172 chromosome 1, ASM1918654v1, whole genome shotgun sequence DNA contains the following:
- the LOC125847038 gene encoding uncharacterized protein LOC125847038 translates to MEPHHNPPQSTAFHHHHDGGAGGACVNCGGPTAFPSPPPDPNPNYIPIRAPAVNLPPANNREIIMRTPVPQSQRVVPLTPPYYFQTPVKKIHNQDDIVQFQSSPTCQNFLGFVVLLSESIRSHKLSDPCHESPVVLAIVSVLETLSVYVDEIPLAPQSSRYGNLAYRTWHERMSCDAESFLLQFLPPDLLSATVELVPYFTDSFGNSSRIDYGTGHETNFAAWLYCLARLGVVKEEDYQALVSRVFVNYLDLMRKLQVTYCLEPAGSHGVWGLDDYHFLPFIFGSSQLIDHKYMKPKSIHNKDILENFANEYLYLSCIVFIMKVKKGVFAEHSPMLDDISGVPNWNKVNSGLLKMYKIEVLQKVPIMQHFLFGSIIQWQ, encoded by the exons ATGGAACCCCATCACAACCCACCACAGTCCACCGCCTTCCACCACCACCACGACGGCGGCGCCGGCGGAGCCTGCGTCAACTGCGGTGGACCCACCGCGTTCCCATCACCGCCTCCTGATCCTAACCCCAACTACATCCCCATCCGTGCTCCAGCCGTCAACCTTCCACCAGCCAATAACAGAGAAATCATCATGCGAACACCAGTTCCTCAATCACAGAGAGTCGTTCCGTTAACTCCTCCTTACTATTTCCAAACTCCGGTGAAGAAAATCCACAACCAAGACGACATCGTTCAGTTTCAATCATCTCCCACTTGCCAGAACTTCCTCGGGTTCGTGGTTTTACTATCGGAGTCTATTCGTTCACATAAACTCTCAGATCCTTGCCATGAGTCGCCTGTAGTGTTAGCCATTGTTTCTGTGCTTGAAACCCTAAGTGTCTACGTGGATGAGATCCCTTTAGCACCACAATCGTCTCGATATGGGAACTTGGCGTACCGGACGTGGCATGAACGTATGAGTTGTGATGCTGAGTCATTCTTGCTTCAGTTTCTGCCTCCGGATCTTCTCTCGGCTACTGTTGAGCTTGTTCCTTACTTTACTGATAGCTTTGGCAACTCCAGCAGAATTGATTATG GTACCGGACATGAGACAAATTTTGCAGCATGGTTGTATTGTTTAGCAAGATTAGGAGTTGTGAAAGAAGAGGACTATCAAGCTCTGGTGTCAAGGGTTTTTGTCAACTACTTGGATTTGATGAGGAAGTTGCAAGTAACCTATTGCCTAGAGCCTGCTGGGTCCCATGGGGTTTGGGGACTAGATGACTACCACTTCTTACCTTTTATATTTGGGTCATCTCAGTTGATTGATCACAAGTACATGAAACCAAAATCTATTCATAACAAAGATATCTTGGAGAACTTTGCAAATGAATATCTTTATCTCTCATGTATTGTGTTCATAATGAAGGTGAAGAAGGGAGTGTTTGCAGAGCACTCACCCATGTTAGATGACATTAGTGGTGTACCCAATTGGAACAAGGTAAACAGTGGCTTACTTAAGATGTACAAGATTGAAGTTCTGCAGAAGGTTCCTATCATGCAGCATTTCCTTTTTGGCTCCATTATCCAATG GCAATGA
- the LOC125878309 gene encoding tabersonine-19-hydroxy-O-acetyltransferase-like has product MEKKVEIISQNLIKPKVCHIESFNFSALDQLAPLPHYPIFLYYPHDDQESTNISTKSQQLKNSLSKILSDFYPFAGRLINENTSISCNNHNNDDFGVLFIEAFAHNYNLQEDILLSGIKTNACGHFVPTLDSLLQTHLLIVQVTFFECGGMILGCWVSHKLSDATSISTFINNWASTARGGAMDAQLLQTPDFKTGVKVFPPTQKPPPSPFTNLVVNEQQLVSKIFLFDGPSIANLKTKALSKDVPSPTRVEAVSALIWKCVTVSSKSSSGSSYLSHVVNVRKRLVPSLPSGTIGNFLGFSLCTKSERDINELPNIVTIVRKSLLDFPYSKNGTKSLNWDVALDPIIENWKMIGDILSRSSDIELYHFTSWCGVPFYKANFGWGKPKWMSIMELNSKNMILLMDSIDGGIEAWICLEATHMLEFEQNQDLLAFATIK; this is encoded by the coding sequence ATGGAGAAAAAAGTAGAgataatatcacaaaatttgatTAAACCTAAAGTTTGTCATATTGAATCCTTCAATTTTTCAGCTCTAGATCAACTTGCCCCCCTTCCTCACTACCCAATTTTTCTATACTATCCACATGATGATCAAGAATCAACCAACATATCAACAAAATCCCAACAACTAAAAAATTCATTATCCAAAATTCTATCTGATTTTTATCCCTTTGCTGGTAGATTAATCAATGAAAACACTTCAATAAGTTGCAATAATCATAATAATGATGATTTTGGTGTATTATTTATTGAAGCTTTTGCACATAACTATAACCTTCAAGAAGACATTCTTCTCTCAGGCATTAAAACAAACGCTTGTGGACACTTTGTCCCAACACTTGATTCACTATTGCAAACTCATTTGTTGATTGTTCAAGTCACATTCTTTGAATGTGGTGGCATGATTCTAGGTTGTTGGGTTTCTCATAAGTTATCCGACGCTACGTCTATTTCCACTTTCATCAATAACTGGGCATCTACTGCTCGAGGAGGAGCAATGGATGCCCAGTTATTACAGACCCCTGATTTTAAAACAGGGGTCAAAGTCTTCCCACCAACCCAAAAACCCCCTCCATCACCATTTACTAATCTTGTTGTTAATGAACAACAACTCGTTTCGAAGATCTTCTTGTTTGATGGACCTAGCATCGCGAATCTTAAGACTAAAGCTTTATCTAAGGATGTACCTAGCCCTACGCGTGTTGAAGCTGTGTCAGCTCTGATATGGAAATGTGTGACTGTCTCATCTAAAAGTAGTTCTGGTTCATCTTACTTATCACATGTAGTGAATGTTAGGAAAAGACTTGTACCTTCATTGCCTAGTGGGACTATTGGAAATTTTCTTGGCTTTTCATTGTGTACTAAAAGTGAGAGAGACATTAATGAGTTACCAAATATAGTGACTATAGTTAGAAAAAGTTTATTAGATTTTCCTTATAGTAAAAATGGCACAAAGAGTTTAAATTGGGATGTGGCTTTAGATCCCATAATTGAAAATTGGAAAATGATTGGAGATATTTTATCAAGAAGTAGTGATATTGAGTTGTATCATTTTACTAGTTGGTGTGGTGTGCCATTTTATAAAGCAAATTTTGGATGGGGGAAGCCAAAATGGATGAGTATTATGGAACTTAATTCCAAGAATATGATTTTGCTCATGGATTCTATAGATGGTGGGATAGAAGCTTGGATTTGTTTGGAAGCAACACATATGTTGGAATTTGAACAAAATCAAGATTTACTAGCTTTTGCCACCATTAAATAA
- the LOC125851627 gene encoding dihydroorotate dehydrogenase (quinone), mitochondrial, producing MKQRVGFAFIRESLYRKLIKPSSAPPRHYCASSANVPPTPPLPKVPHSSKKGRLLTGATIGLLIAGGAYASTVDEATFCGWLFSATKLVNPFFAFLDPEVAHRLAVSAAARGWVPREKRTDLPILGLDVWGRRFSNPVGLAAGFDKNAEAVEGLLGLGFGFVEVGSVTPIPQEGNPKPRIFRLPNEGALINRCGFNSEGIVAVAKRLGAQHGKRKLETSSTSSPAGDEVKHGGKAGPGILGVNLGKNKTSEDAAADYVQGVHTLSQYADYLVINISSPNTPGLRQLQGRKQLKDLVKKVQAARDEMQWGEEGPPPLLVKIAPDLSKQDLEDIAAVALALRVDGLIISNTTIQRPDSVSQNPVAQETGGLSGKPLFNMSTNILKEMYILTKGRIPLIGCGGISSGEDAYKKIRAGATLVQLYTAFGYGGPALIPNIKAELAHCLEKDGYKSVHEAVGADCR from the exons atgaaacaaagGGTTGGATTTGCATTTATTAGAGAAAGCTTGTATCGTAAGCTAATAAAACCAAGCTCTGCTCCTCCTAGACATTATTGCGCGTCTTCAGCTAATGTTCCTCCAACTCCTCCACTACCTAAGGTTCCTCATTCTTCAAAAAAG GGAAGGTTGCTTACAGGAGCCACAATTGGTCTACTAATAGCTGGGGGAGCTTATGCAAGTACAGTTGATGAAGCCACCTTCTG TGGCTGGCTATTCTCAGCAACAAAGCTTGTAAATCCATTCTTTGCATTTCTAGATCCAGAGGTTGCTCACAGACTGGCAGTCTCTGCTGCTGCCCGAGGATGGGTCCCAAGGGAGAAGAGGACTGATCTTCCTATATTGGGCCTTGATGTATGGGGAAGAAGGTTCTCAAATCCTGTTGGTCTTGCTGCTGGTTTTGACAAGAATGCTGAGGCCGTTGAAGGCTTGCTTGGATTAGGTTTTGGTTTTGTTGAGGTTGGCTCAGTAACTCCCATTCCACAGGAAGGCAACCCAAAACCACGTATATTTAGGTTGCCAAATGAAGG TGCTTTAATCAATAGGTGTGGCTTCAATAGTGAAGGAATTGTTGCTGTTGCCAAACGGTTGGGTGCTCAGCATGGTAAGAGAAAGTTGGAAACATCTAGTACTTCATCTCCAGCAGGAGATGAAGTCAAGCATGGAGGGAAAGCTGGTCCTGGTATTCTTGGTGTTAACCTTGGAAAGAACAAGACAAGTGAAGATGCTGCAGCAGATTATGTACAAGGAGTTCATACATTATCTCAGTATGCTGACTACTTG GTAATTAATATCTCATCACCAAATACTCCTGGACTACGCCAACTTCAGGGAAGAAAGCAACTGAAGGATCTTGTAAAGAAG GTTCAGGCAGCACGTGATGAAATGCAGTGGGGTGAGGAAGGACCTCCGCCTTTACTTGTGAAAATTGCTCCAGATTTGTCCAAACAAGATCTCGAAGATATTGCAGCG GTGGCTCTTGCACTTCGTGTGGATGGACTG ATTATATCAAATACTACAATCCAAAGACCAGATTCAGTAAGTCAAAACCCTGTGGCTCAAGAGACTGGTGGCTTGAGTGGGAAGCCACTCTTTAATATGTCAACAAATATACTGAAAGAGATGTACATTCTGACTAAG GGAAGGATTCCTTTGATTGGTTGTGGAGGTATTAGCAG TGGCGAGGATGCTTACAAAAAAATTCGAGCTGGTGCGACTCTTGTTCAGCTTTATACAGCATTTGGATATGGAGGACCCGCACTTATCCCCAATATAAAG GCTGAACTCGCACATTGCTTAGAAAAGGATGGTTACAAGTCAGTCCATGAAGCTGTTGGAGCAGACTGCAGATAG